A stretch of Chloracidobacterium validum DNA encodes these proteins:
- a CDS encoding TonB-dependent receptor, giving the protein MNYAPSRMLRRRLLGWLLVGLWLVSLPVGRWSAWQVEAQTTTGTILGTVIQRDTTPVPGAIVRILNKVNGLTRTARTDTSGVYRFDLILPGLYDIRAQADGFRENAIENFIVEVNREKIIQPPPIVLDPPTAPLPTPTAPASAPGQPPAPTPGTTQANVADAALRGSATAEFILALPLRGVRNFDTFALLAPGVAPPPTFFGASGPGIGPNVGGGDFVVNGVRARGNNFTIDGADTNDQDVGGRRRGYVATAAQPIESLREFQVTTLLADAESGRNGGGQVNVVSRTGENEFHGNLYSFFNDARLNARDAFDFRAGSVRIGKPAFTRHQSGGTLGGPIQANRWHFFTAFERIGVNRTQATHFAVPTAAERAAALALGGPQSLLGRDLLDLYPLPNNPGGPHGNHTLTQFLAGNGAATLFSFRSDYQFNPFDRPTLLTARYNLADDRGRLPNVGDSLNSGVDSQTRTHNVALDLITRLSDRFSNQLRLSYGRQRLGFDEIPGSPFIFQTRSIGVDLTGDGRPDGRSGPLGRVVALPYSSIGVDPSLFPQGRVTNTIQVADTFIWNHGRGTLKAGGDIRFIRSNSFADINYRLTLSFAPGIVIPPSGAFRYASGVDFIGLGLPADIRQTFVTEPNSTLGLRTTEYNVFLTETVRLGSRVMLRGGIRYELNTVPDTGDERLRRQLAVRPEDFPVSPNDQPRAAAFFAAFNNYQSFVNGREGIYDPSRRNFAGRASLAWDVFGNGRTAVRAGYGMFYDIIPLTITGQSRNLFPNNVQTSFRSGIVFPDILVSNPAIFLGPSGGCGGQTPGLPISPGGENATLNPSCAPSIIGSPAVFIGDLFERRNFALAYTLPRRNMRVARVHQVSLSVEQALADRLVASVAYVGTFGGNLIRPGTPNGGPLTPLYFFQGTQTNPFDRVEVLQRRNDGVVGAISGFSTDADSTYHALQIGVRQRYAYGLTFQVAYTWSHAIDSISDLFDTAGNANRSQIELDIPNIVRLERGSASFDIRHRFTTGVQYDLPWMATNPWLGGFQVSGIVTLQTGQPFTVITGLDTNRDGNRTDRLATTQGLVFRNQGAQRIALAPGINPLTLTAFNFTEPGEGLVGRNTFRAPGVALVDAALTKRFTFAERYALLLRVEAFNLFNRTHFATPVRLLEAPAFGRAVATAVPPRQIQFAVKFQF; this is encoded by the coding sequence ATGAACTACGCTCCTTCTCGCATGCTGCGCCGCCGGTTGCTGGGCTGGCTGCTGGTTGGGCTATGGCTGGTCAGCCTGCCTGTCGGACGCTGGTCAGCCTGGCAGGTCGAGGCCCAGACAACCACCGGCACGATTCTTGGAACGGTCATTCAGCGCGATACGACGCCCGTGCCAGGCGCGATTGTCCGCATTCTCAATAAGGTCAACGGACTCACCCGCACCGCCCGCACCGACACCAGCGGCGTCTATCGGTTTGACTTGATTTTGCCAGGGTTATACGACATTCGCGCCCAGGCGGACGGCTTTCGTGAGAACGCCATTGAGAACTTCATCGTCGAGGTCAACCGCGAGAAAATCATCCAACCGCCGCCCATCGTGCTCGATCCGCCAACCGCGCCATTGCCGACCCCGACGGCCCCGGCCAGCGCACCCGGCCAGCCACCGGCCCCGACGCCGGGGACGACCCAGGCGAATGTAGCGGATGCCGCCCTGCGTGGCAGCGCCACGGCCGAGTTTATCCTGGCGTTGCCGTTGCGCGGTGTGCGAAATTTCGACACCTTCGCCTTGCTTGCGCCGGGGGTCGCCCCCCCGCCGACGTTCTTTGGAGCAAGTGGCCCAGGGATTGGCCCGAACGTGGGAGGCGGGGATTTCGTCGTGAACGGCGTTCGGGCGCGTGGCAACAACTTCACCATTGATGGCGCGGACACCAACGACCAGGACGTCGGCGGCCGCCGCCGTGGTTATGTGGCAACGGCCGCCCAACCCATCGAGAGTCTGCGGGAATTTCAGGTCACGACACTGCTGGCGGACGCCGAGAGCGGACGCAATGGTGGGGGGCAGGTCAATGTCGTCTCGCGGACTGGGGAGAACGAGTTTCACGGCAACCTCTATTCGTTTTTCAACGATGCGCGGCTCAATGCCCGCGACGCCTTTGATTTTCGCGCCGGCTCCGTCCGAATCGGGAAGCCGGCCTTTACCCGCCACCAGTCAGGGGGCACCCTGGGCGGCCCCATTCAGGCGAATCGCTGGCACTTTTTCACGGCCTTCGAGCGCATTGGGGTCAATCGCACCCAGGCGACCCACTTTGCCGTTCCCACGGCGGCCGAGCGCGCGGCGGCGCTGGCGCTTGGCGGGCCGCAAAGCTTGCTGGGGCGTGACCTGCTGGATTTGTATCCGCTGCCGAACAATCCGGGCGGACCGCATGGCAACCACACGCTGACCCAGTTTCTGGCCGGCAACGGGGCCGCGACGCTGTTTTCATTCCGCAGCGATTACCAGTTCAATCCGTTCGACCGTCCAACGCTTTTGACCGCGCGCTACAACTTGGCCGACGACCGGGGGCGGCTCCCAAACGTAGGCGACAGTCTCAACTCTGGTGTGGATTCCCAGACGCGCACCCACAATGTCGCGCTCGACCTGATCACGCGCCTCTCAGACCGGTTTTCCAACCAACTGCGGCTGTCGTACGGACGGCAGCGCCTGGGCTTCGATGAAATTCCGGGCAGCCCGTTCATTTTCCAAACCCGCTCAATCGGCGTGGACTTGACCGGTGACGGCCGCCCGGATGGGCGTAGCGGGCCACTTGGACGAGTCGTTGCGCTGCCTTACAGCAGCATTGGCGTAGACCCCAGCCTGTTCCCCCAGGGGCGCGTGACGAATACCATTCAAGTCGCCGATACCTTCATTTGGAATCACGGGCGCGGCACGCTCAAGGCCGGCGGCGATATTCGGTTCATTCGCTCGAATAGTTTCGCCGACATCAACTATCGGCTGACCCTGAGCTTTGCCCCAGGGATCGTCATTCCACCTTCGGGCGCTTTTCGTTATGCGAGTGGGGTTGATTTCATTGGGCTAGGTCTGCCGGCCGATATCCGGCAGACCTTCGTGACCGAACCAAATTCGACGCTTGGGCTGCGCACGACGGAATACAATGTCTTCCTCACCGAAACCGTCCGGCTCGGCTCGCGGGTCATGCTGCGCGGTGGGATTCGTTATGAACTCAATACCGTGCCTGATACCGGTGATGAGCGACTGCGCCGGCAGCTTGCCGTGCGCCCGGAGGATTTCCCGGTTTCGCCGAACGATCAGCCACGGGCCGCGGCCTTCTTTGCGGCGTTTAACAACTACCAGAGTTTTGTCAATGGTCGGGAGGGCATCTACGATCCGTCACGCCGAAATTTTGCCGGTCGCGCCAGCCTGGCCTGGGATGTGTTTGGGAATGGGCGAACGGCCGTGCGAGCCGGTTACGGGATGTTTTATGACATCATCCCGCTGACCATCACTGGGCAGTCACGTAACCTCTTCCCCAACAATGTGCAGACCAGTTTCCGGTCAGGGATTGTGTTTCCCGACATCTTGGTTTCCAATCCAGCCATCTTCCTCGGACCGTCCGGTGGCTGCGGTGGACAGACGCCAGGTCTTCCGATTTCTCCCGGTGGCGAAAACGCCACGCTCAACCCAAGCTGCGCACCAAGCATCATTGGGTCGCCGGCTGTATTCATCGGTGACTTGTTCGAACGCCGGAATTTTGCGCTGGCCTACACGCTGCCACGGCGCAATATGCGGGTGGCGCGCGTCCACCAAGTATCGCTCTCGGTCGAGCAGGCGCTGGCCGACCGGCTGGTAGCTTCAGTGGCCTACGTTGGCACGTTTGGCGGAAACCTCATCCGACCCGGCACGCCGAATGGCGGCCCGTTGACGCCGCTGTACTTCTTTCAAGGAACGCAGACAAATCCCTTCGATCGCGTCGAAGTCCTCCAGCGCCGCAACGATGGTGTGGTCGGTGCGATCTCTGGGTTTTCGACTGATGCCGACTCCACCTACCATGCTCTTCAAATCGGTGTGCGGCAGCGCTATGCCTATGGACTTACCTTCCAGGTGGCCTACACGTGGTCGCACGCCATTGACAGCATATCGGACCTCTTTGACACGGCCGGCAACGCCAACCGCTCCCAAATCGAGCTTGACATTCCAAATATCGTGCGACTTGAACGCGGCAGCGCGTCGTTTGACATTCGGCATCGTTTCACGACGGGGGTTCAGTACGACCTGCCCTGGATGGCGACGAACCCGTGGTTGGGCGGCTTCCAGGTTTCAGGCATCGTCACGCTTCAGACCGGACAGCCCTTCACGGTGATTACGGGGCTGGATACCAACCGGGATGGCAACCGAACCGACCGGCTGGCAACGACGCAGGGCCTGGTCTTCCGCAACCAGGGCGCGCAGCGGATTGCCCTGGCGCCGGGCATCAATCCACTGACACTCACGGCATTCAACTTCACGGAACCCGGCGAAGGGCTGGTTGGCCGCAACACCTTTCGCGCTCCGGGTGTGGCGCTGGTGGACGCCGCTTTGACCAAGCGGTTTACGTTTGCCGAGCGGTACGCGCTGCTGTTGCGGGTTGAGGCTTTCAACCTGTTCAACCGGACGCATTTCGCGACGCCCGTGCGCCTTCTGGAAGCTCCGGCGTTTGGTCGCGCGGTGGCGACGGCAGTTCCGCCCCGGCAGATTCAGTTTGCCGTGAAGTTCCAGTTTTAG
- a CDS encoding hybrid sensor histidine kinase/response regulator, whose amino-acid sequence MPLEKPARILLVEDDAAQRRILELFLKQHGHQVASVASVAEALTAIQQRLPDALVLDAMLPDGSGLDVCRQTRALPTGAALPILLVTAYDTESVIAEAFEAGVTDFIAKPINLHLFGRRLQRLIHVARSDAILKARERQFRTLVDSLPDIVIRGQHDGTVTYFKPSDTCPPEMFGLVLTPQTSVADILPPEGASLLKRAIANLTSGAQQVAEYRALCHGKWCEFEARVIPDEESAFVAIIRDVTERKTAERLREDFTAMVAHDIRSPLTAMQMALDFFERYDTQPDEALQEVITVARQGLNKVLQLASDLLELFRANQTGMTLLKGVVFPATLIQRCIREASLPAQQKGISLAVEVAEDLPPFVGDAPKLERVFSNLLSNAVKFTPEGGRITVCGVADGEWVVIRIADTGQGIPPEMQAAMFEPYRQGSGRTSLGFGLGLAIVKRIVTAHRGRISVESTVGQGTTFTVRLPLQVG is encoded by the coding sequence ATGCCGCTAGAGAAGCCCGCCCGTATCTTGCTCGTCGAAGATGATGCCGCCCAACGGCGGATCCTTGAGCTGTTTCTCAAGCAGCACGGCCATCAGGTCGCCAGCGTGGCCAGTGTTGCGGAAGCGCTGACCGCGATTCAACAGAGGCTACCGGACGCGCTGGTGCTGGATGCCATGTTACCTGACGGATCAGGACTGGATGTCTGCCGCCAGACGCGCGCCTTACCGACAGGCGCGGCGTTGCCGATTCTACTCGTGACAGCCTACGATACCGAATCGGTCATTGCTGAAGCCTTCGAGGCGGGTGTCACCGACTTCATTGCCAAACCCATCAACCTCCACCTGTTTGGCCGCCGCTTGCAACGACTCATCCACGTCGCCCGCAGCGACGCCATTCTCAAGGCTCGCGAGCGTCAGTTTCGGACGCTAGTTGACAGCCTGCCGGATATCGTCATTCGTGGCCAGCACGATGGCACCGTCACCTACTTCAAGCCGAGTGACACCTGCCCACCGGAGATGTTTGGGCTGGTTCTCACGCCTCAGACCAGCGTTGCCGACATTCTTCCGCCAGAGGGCGCTTCCCTTCTCAAGCGAGCCATCGCCAATCTGACCAGCGGGGCGCAGCAAGTCGCCGAGTACCGCGCGCTGTGTCACGGTAAATGGTGTGAATTTGAAGCGCGGGTCATTCCTGACGAAGAAAGCGCCTTTGTGGCGATCATTCGGGATGTCACGGAGCGCAAGACGGCCGAGCGGTTGCGTGAAGATTTCACGGCCATGGTTGCCCACGACATCCGGTCACCATTGACCGCCATGCAAATGGCGCTGGACTTTTTTGAGCGGTACGACACGCAACCAGACGAAGCTTTACAGGAAGTCATCACGGTTGCCCGTCAGGGTCTCAACAAGGTGTTGCAACTCGCCAGTGACCTGCTTGAGCTGTTTCGCGCCAACCAAACTGGCATGACCCTGCTCAAGGGCGTCGTGTTTCCAGCGACGCTCATCCAGCGGTGCATCCGTGAAGCGAGCCTACCGGCCCAACAGAAAGGCATCTCGCTGGCCGTGGAGGTTGCGGAAGATCTGCCACCGTTCGTCGGCGATGCGCCCAAGCTGGAGCGCGTCTTCTCCAACCTGCTTTCCAATGCCGTCAAGTTCACACCGGAGGGTGGACGCATCACGGTCTGCGGGGTCGCAGATGGGGAGTGGGTTGTCATCCGCATTGCCGATACCGGACAGGGGATTCCACCTGAAATGCAGGCAGCCATGTTTGAACCTTACCGGCAGGGGAGTGGACGCACCAGCCTGGGCTTTGGGCTTGGGCTGGCCATTGTCAAACGCATCGTCACCGCCCATCGCGGACGGATTTCCGTCGAAAGCACAGTCGGGCAAGGAACGACGTTTACCGTTCGCTTGCCCCTGCAGGTTGGCTAA
- a CDS encoding tetratricopeptide repeat protein, with protein MHCSLCSVWFVAACGWFIGLSGVGVVGSPVTAAPTYQSPTYQSLPTSETPVPNPSEVFQQVRAAGFDALYNLDYRGARDAFEQLTKLDPAHPAGYLDIANCMWAEKLYRARRLQATTYAGTSFFADTKETFDRDFDRRYREAITRTIKVADARLKENPRDTVALYYKGAAHGLLGAYEATITRAFLAALSQSNKSVALHREVLKLDPDYADANLSIGLYNYVVGSLPLPVKLLAALGGVRGSRKRGLAQVAKAADEGRTARDAARLLLITLYKREKRYADALPYLEAFTRQYPANYVARLELADTLVRVGQTDAGIAVFEELIRVSSAGAYRDAIHYQLADTLFSVGRVQDAIPHLRTVTTLPGANPDLVTLAQLRLGEAHDVAGRRAEAIDVYRNILKRPNVFDSHARAQAHLKKPYALPTTVATPTDTDATDDSQP; from the coding sequence ATGCATTGCTCATTGTGCTCAGTCTGGTTCGTGGCGGCATGCGGTTGGTTCATTGGTTTGAGTGGGGTTGGGGTGGTTGGCTCTCCGGTCACGGCCGCGCCAACGTACCAGTCGCCAACGTACCAGTCGCTGCCAACATCAGAAACGCCGGTTCCCAACCCGTCGGAAGTTTTCCAGCAGGTCCGCGCAGCCGGGTTTGACGCCCTGTACAACCTTGACTACCGTGGCGCACGCGACGCCTTCGAGCAACTCACCAAGCTTGATCCAGCGCATCCGGCCGGCTATCTCGACATCGCCAACTGCATGTGGGCGGAGAAGCTCTACCGCGCGCGCCGTTTGCAGGCCACGACGTACGCCGGCACGTCCTTCTTTGCCGACACGAAGGAAACCTTCGACCGCGACTTTGACCGCCGTTACCGGGAGGCAATCACGCGCACCATCAAGGTGGCGGACGCCCGACTCAAGGAAAACCCACGCGACACCGTGGCGCTGTACTACAAGGGCGCGGCACACGGTTTGCTCGGCGCCTACGAAGCAACCATCACCCGCGCATTCCTGGCGGCGCTCAGTCAAAGCAACAAGTCGGTTGCCTTGCATCGTGAGGTTCTCAAACTCGACCCGGATTATGCTGACGCCAACCTGTCCATTGGGTTGTACAACTACGTTGTCGGTTCGCTTCCGCTTCCGGTCAAGCTGCTGGCGGCTCTGGGTGGCGTGCGCGGTTCACGGAAGCGCGGACTGGCGCAGGTTGCCAAGGCTGCCGATGAAGGGCGGACGGCACGCGACGCCGCCCGGCTTTTGTTGATTACGCTCTACAAGCGCGAGAAGCGCTATGCCGATGCGCTGCCTTACCTGGAAGCCTTCACGCGCCAATACCCGGCCAACTATGTAGCCCGGCTGGAGTTGGCGGATACGCTCGTTCGGGTGGGGCAGACCGACGCAGGCATCGCCGTTTTTGAAGAGTTGATTCGGGTGTCCTCCGCCGGAGCGTACCGGGATGCCATCCACTATCAGCTAGCCGATACGTTGTTTTCGGTCGGGCGGGTGCAAGACGCTATCCCGCATCTGCGTACGGTGACGACCTTGCCCGGCGCCAACCCTGACCTCGTGACGCTGGCTCAGTTGCGGCTGGGCGAGGCACATGATGTTGCCGGGCGACGGGCCGAAGCCATAGATGTTTATCGGAACATTCTCAAACGGCCCAATGTCTTTGACTCTCACGCGCGCGCGCAAGCCCATCTCAAAAAGCCCTATGCGTTGCCAACGACAGTCGCCACGCCCACTGACACGGACGCCACGGACGATAGTCAGCCATGA
- a CDS encoding DUF2256 domain-containing protein produces MTHKKPHLPEKICPVCQRPFTWRKKWRNTWEKVVYCSKACAGRKRESSPRK; encoded by the coding sequence ATGACCCATAAAAAGCCACATCTGCCAGAAAAAATTTGCCCGGTCTGCCAGCGTCCTTTCACGTGGCGCAAGAAATGGCGTAACACCTGGGAGAAAGTCGTCTATTGCTCGAAAGCCTGCGCCGGGCGCAAACGCGAATCGTCACCGCGAAAATGA
- a CDS encoding low molecular weight protein-tyrosine-phosphatase — MIRVLFVCTANICRSPMAEGIFRHLVAQAKLSHQIETDSAAISPMRIGEPPDARSQRTMLKRGIDIADLRSREVRRDDFLRFDYLLAMDRTNQAYLRSLCPRGQEHKLFMMLEFAPSIGVAEVPDPYAGGEEGFELVYRALDIAARNLLAHIRQQHRLAPDEPPTDGKTEP; from the coding sequence ATGATTCGTGTCCTGTTTGTTTGCACTGCCAATATCTGCCGGTCGCCCATGGCCGAAGGTATTTTTCGCCACCTCGTCGCTCAAGCGAAGCTCTCGCATCAGATTGAAACTGATTCAGCCGCCATCTCACCGATGCGAATCGGTGAACCGCCAGACGCGCGCTCACAGCGCACCATGCTCAAGCGCGGGATTGATATTGCCGATCTGCGGTCGCGGGAGGTTCGGCGTGACGACTTCCTCCGATTTGATTACCTGCTGGCCATGGACCGAACCAACCAGGCCTACTTACGGTCGCTCTGCCCGCGTGGTCAGGAGCACAAGCTCTTCATGATGCTGGAGTTTGCCCCGTCCATTGGCGTGGCGGAAGTGCCTGACCCCTATGCTGGTGGGGAGGAAGGGTTTGAGCTGGTTTACCGCGCGCTTGACATTGCGGCGCGCAACCTGCTTGCGCACATTCGCCAGCAACATCGTCTCGCGCCAGACGAACCGCCGACAGATGGGAAAACCGAGCCATGA
- a CDS encoding L,D-transpeptidase family protein, translating to MGSVAIVSGVCHGNRWLVVATRWLRLVLPLFLAVQDGRAASPRPQVSPTPDALERLRAAAAQAGVSFPLQHVALRVYKQQRRLELWSGETCIKTYRVSLGAEPELDKVREGDHRTPVGTFYVCTRNDRSRFHLFLGLSYPNKEAAERGLRDGLITRHQYRAIQQSHRRRTRPPWNTPLGGEVGIHGGGVGQDWTWGCIALNNDDIEELWLACPLKTPVTIVL from the coding sequence ATGGGAAGTGTAGCGATTGTGAGCGGGGTCTGCCATGGCAACCGATGGCTGGTGGTTGCGACGCGCTGGTTGCGCTTGGTGTTGCCTTTGTTTCTAGCCGTCCAGGACGGGCGCGCCGCCTCACCGCGTCCACAGGTCAGTCCGACGCCAGACGCACTGGAGCGGCTGCGGGCGGCCGCCGCCCAGGCCGGCGTTTCCTTTCCGCTCCAGCACGTTGCGCTGCGGGTGTACAAGCAACAACGCCGCCTTGAGCTTTGGTCAGGCGAGACCTGCATCAAGACCTACCGGGTCTCACTCGGAGCCGAGCCGGAACTCGACAAGGTACGCGAGGGCGACCACCGGACGCCAGTCGGCACGTTTTATGTCTGCACCCGAAATGATCGCAGCCGCTTCCATCTCTTTTTGGGATTGAGCTACCCCAACAAGGAAGCGGCCGAGCGGGGGCTGCGGGATGGACTGATCACCCGTCACCAGTACCGCGCCATCCAGCAGTCCCATCGGCGGCGCACGCGACCGCCGTGGAATACCCCGCTGGGCGGAGAGGTCGGCATCCACGGCGGGGGCGTGGGACAGGACTGGACCTGGGGATGCATTGCACTGAACAATGACGACATCGAGGAGCTGTGGTTAGCCTGCCCGCTAAAGACTCCAGTCACCATCGTTCTTTAG
- the fliQ gene encoding flagellar biosynthesis protein FliQ: MQTFLTLANQTLWLILILSLPALVVSLVVGLVISLLQALTQIQEQTLTFVPKMIATVLTLIFFGSWTFTQLIAFTQQVMSYIPKVSALP, from the coding sequence ATGCAGACATTTCTCACGCTCGCCAACCAAACGCTCTGGTTGATCCTGATTCTGTCCTTGCCCGCGCTGGTCGTCAGCTTGGTCGTCGGGCTGGTCATCAGTCTGTTGCAGGCGCTCACCCAAATTCAGGAACAGACGCTGACCTTCGTGCCCAAGATGATTGCCACCGTCCTGACGCTCATCTTCTTCGGAAGCTGGACGTTCACCCAGCTCATTGCTTTCACTCAGCAGGTGATGTCATACATACCCAAGGTCAGCGCGCTTCCATAG
- the sctR gene encoding type III secretion system export apparatus subunit SctR — MPVRSRRLRFLPATLLLAGIGVSSSSTAAAQGSLQANPVVLVVTLGALALAPFALIMMTSFVKISVVLSILRNALGTQQVPPNQVITGISLILTMFIMAPVAEKMLEEAGLSDATAPVFTEMRAETLFKALDKGKEPLRAFLERNAHEADRRLFLGLAQRLAQKNGKDPSTITVRDFRVVVPAFVTSQLTEAFQIGFLLFIPFLVIDMLVSNILQAMGMFMLSPTMISLPFKLLLFVLVKGWVTLIQNLVLSYA; from the coding sequence ATGCCCGTTCGCTCACGTCGGTTGAGGTTTTTGCCGGCAACGTTGCTGTTGGCCGGCATTGGGGTGAGTTCATCGTCCACCGCCGCCGCCCAGGGTTCACTCCAAGCCAACCCAGTCGTACTGGTCGTGACGCTCGGCGCACTGGCACTGGCCCCGTTCGCCCTCATCATGATGACTTCATTCGTGAAAATCTCCGTGGTGCTGTCCATTCTGAGAAACGCGCTTGGGACGCAGCAAGTCCCACCCAACCAGGTCATCACCGGCATTTCGCTAATCCTGACCATGTTCATCATGGCGCCGGTGGCCGAGAAAATGCTCGAGGAAGCGGGCCTTTCCGACGCCACCGCCCCGGTCTTTACGGAAATGCGGGCTGAAACCCTGTTCAAGGCGCTCGACAAAGGCAAGGAGCCGCTGCGCGCTTTCCTTGAGCGGAATGCTCACGAAGCCGACCGGCGTTTGTTTCTGGGTTTGGCTCAGCGCCTTGCCCAGAAAAATGGGAAAGACCCCAGTACGATTACCGTGCGGGACTTCCGGGTGGTCGTGCCCGCTTTCGTGACGAGCCAACTGACCGAGGCGTTTCAGATTGGTTTTCTGCTGTTCATTCCATTCCTGGTCATTGACATGCTGGTGTCCAACATCCTCCAGGCGATGGGAATGTTCATGCTGTCCCCGACGATGATTTCGCTTCCCTTCAAGTTATTGCTTTTTGTGCTGGTCAAGGGCTGGGTAACGCTGATCCAGAATCTCGTGTTGAGTTACGCCTGA
- a CDS encoding FliO/MopB family protein: MLLALAGWQPVPEPLPPTGGGFVWALFQTLVALGVVCATAYVTLRVVLPKLGGIGVRRPLGLVNVVDVLPLEPRRTLYVIEVNGKYLLVGASEAGIHVIETLDATTVEKALAARETARPLPPFAQTVERWFMRK; the protein is encoded by the coding sequence ATGCTGCTGGCGCTCGCTGGATGGCAACCAGTCCCAGAACCACTGCCACCAACCGGTGGAGGCTTTGTCTGGGCACTCTTTCAGACGCTCGTTGCGCTGGGGGTAGTCTGCGCCACGGCTTATGTCACCCTGCGCGTCGTCCTGCCCAAGTTGGGTGGTATCGGGGTGCGCCGGCCGCTGGGACTGGTGAACGTCGTTGATGTTTTGCCGCTCGAACCACGGCGGACGCTCTACGTCATCGAGGTCAACGGAAAATATCTCCTGGTTGGCGCGTCCGAGGCCGGCATCCACGTCATCGAGACGCTTGACGCCACGACAGTTGAAAAGGCGCTTGCTGCCCGTGAAACGGCTCGACCACTGCCGCCATTCGCCCAAACGGTGGAGCGGTGGTTCATGCGAAAGTGA
- the sctQ gene encoding type III secretion system cytoplasmic ring protein SctQ, with protein MSQTLDDPFAFDLFAQPIVAPVEPEAVVHPVAATAPRERRWTDALPKCSQAEVAAGRELGGVPTWLFGAMFRAAAARLLTILRTPPELFGMTSFGLAEVSADELCQTTEDRRFCATLGIGPDNATLFLQADAGFAAALVERMLGGNGTPPETPRQVSSAEATALEFLLLTLAWDINAFLGEPALRLTSCARWLSFGHFQSATSTAERHHRHLVGTVSLKFAEAVGFAEFIFDVQSLAAFRAIARRTLERPVTDPALALIRQKHVADLATIVPSFPMAVVIGTVEGTYGELQSLEIGDFVIIETVQSALQPGGVGTAVIGSPDAVLLFGELDDAHRLTVQDLLPAALLAQEESTPMPTNESTSDSPAIALEELTVTVRIELAARRMRLEELAQLRPGHVLELGCAPTDPVTLTVDGRPIARGELVDVEGRLGVRITQGRS; from the coding sequence ATGAGTCAAACGCTGGATGATCCGTTTGCCTTTGACCTGTTTGCCCAACCAATCGTCGCCCCGGTCGAGCCGGAGGCGGTGGTCCATCCCGTGGCGGCGACGGCTCCACGCGAACGACGCTGGACTGACGCCCTCCCCAAGTGCTCGCAGGCCGAGGTCGCGGCCGGTCGAGAACTGGGTGGCGTACCAACTTGGTTGTTTGGGGCAATGTTTCGCGCGGCGGCGGCGCGGTTGCTGACCATCCTGCGCACCCCGCCTGAATTGTTTGGCATGACCTCGTTTGGGCTGGCTGAAGTCAGCGCGGACGAGTTGTGTCAAACAACCGAGGACCGGCGCTTCTGCGCCACCTTGGGTATTGGACCAGACAACGCGACTCTGTTTCTCCAGGCCGACGCCGGGTTTGCGGCGGCGCTCGTCGAACGGATGCTTGGGGGGAACGGCACGCCCCCCGAAACCCCACGCCAGGTGTCATCGGCTGAAGCCACGGCCCTTGAGTTTTTGCTGCTTACCTTAGCCTGGGACATCAACGCTTTCCTGGGTGAACCGGCTCTCCGGCTCACATCCTGCGCGCGGTGGCTGTCGTTCGGTCACTTTCAATCGGCGACATCCACCGCCGAGCGCCATCATCGTCACTTGGTCGGAACGGTGAGCTTGAAATTTGCCGAAGCCGTTGGGTTCGCCGAGTTCATTTTTGACGTCCAGTCGCTGGCGGCCTTCCGCGCGATTGCCAGACGTACGCTGGAGCGGCCGGTAACTGACCCCGCCCTGGCGCTCATCCGCCAGAAACACGTCGCTGACCTGGCAACGATAGTGCCCAGCTTCCCCATGGCCGTGGTGATCGGGACGGTCGAGGGCACCTACGGTGAGTTGCAAAGCCTCGAAATCGGTGATTTCGTCATTATCGAAACGGTGCAATCGGCACTTCAACCCGGCGGGGTTGGAACCGCCGTGATCGGCAGTCCAGATGCAGTGCTGCTCTTTGGCGAACTGGATGACGCGCACCGACTCACCGTTCAGGACCTGCTGCCGGCGGCGCTACTTGCTCAGGAGGAGTCAACCCCAATGCCTACCAATGAATCAACCTCCGACTCACCCGCCATTGCGCTCGAGGAGTTGACCGTCACGGTGCGGATTGAACTCGCCGCCCGCCGCATGCGACTCGAAGAACTTGCGCAGTTGCGTCCGGGCCACGTCCTGGAACTTGGCTGCGCTCCCACCGACCCCGTTACCCTCACCGTGGACGGCCGCCCCATTGCACGGGGTGAGTTGGTGGATGTCGAGGGACGCTTGGGCGTTCGCATCACGCAAGGACGGAGTTAG